TCTAAAGAATTACTTTATTTCATGATTGTTTGGCATTTTGAGTTTGAgtaatttttcttattgttttgtCTCTAAAATATTCAATACAGTACCTCATCAACGTCCTCAACAGAAGTATTAAAGGAGGTGACAACGATATATCTTCCAAATATATGATTGAAAATATTGTTCAATCTTTCAAgcaagaggaagagaaagagaaggaaaaagagctAGATAAATCATGGTCTGAGCTTCCACTTCATCTTCTTTGTCAATTTTCAGCACACCTCATTCTCAAAGACTTGAATACTTTTCGTGCCATTTGCAAATCATGGCGATTAAGTAGTCCTATGAGTCCACTTCGACCATTATTGGAACCCCCATATTCTCATTCTCCATGTCTGATGTACTTGGCTAAACACAAATGCACATTCTTTCATCCAATGCATGATAATGGTAGTTATCAAATGGATATTCCAGAGTTGCGGGATGCATTTATTCGTTATTCAAAATATGGTTGGCTTCTCTTGTCTAAATTGGATGGAAGTGTCTTTTTCTTCCATCCCTTTGATAGAATTAAAATAGAACTTCCAAATTATCCTTGCAAAGAAATATTTGAATCAATGAGTTTTTCGTCTCCCCCAACTTCTACTGACTGTTTTGTTATTGGAATCATATATTATGGATCCAAATTCAGCATCATTAGGCGTGGTGAAGTAGCTTGGACTTTGTGCGAATTTACAGATTATTTTCGACCTAGGGGTCATTTCATCAATAACACTCCCCTACTATACAACGGTCGTTGCTACCGGTTGGGTCTACAAGGGGATGGCCTCCCAGTCAAAGTGGGAGTATTTGATCCTCATGAATACTTGAGTCATCCTAATCAATACAAATGTCGATGGAAGTATCTTTCCTATATTCCTCCTCCGGAAGATTTCGATTACTCACTCCGAAGTAGTTATTTGTTGGAAAGTGATGGAAAGCTTTTTGTAGTGTTTGAGCTCCATGAAAGTGAGCCAAGTATTCATATTTACTCATTGAATCTCTCCTCGATTGGACCAAGGATGAAATGGCATAAGGTGACAAATATTGGAAATAAAATGTTATGCATTAGTTCCGGGGGTTCTTTCTTTGAATTGAGTGTGGCAAAAGGTATGAGTAATAAGATTTACGTGCCAAGTGTTCAAGACAACAATAACATATTCTACTCTCTCGAAACTAAGAAGTACCACTCTTGTTTTATTGATTATTCGAGTAGAAATAAATCTCACGGAAGAGAACTACCCAACTGCACTTGGATTAAACCCAGTTGCATAGATTTGGATGAAGGATTTAAATGGTGAGAAGTGGAATTATAGAGGTATTGACGACCTTCCAAGAAGCTTATGCTAGATGGGAAGTACTTCACAAGTTtaaagtttagtttagtttagtttttgtaGGCATcggttatttctttcttttttttattgattgatgGTACTGTAAAAATTTTGAGTTCATAAGTGGAACTCTGTAACTGCAACATGttattttcaagtttcaacattatttttaatgagctccttttcttttttattaatttttcatatgaTTATTAGAAATGATTTTGTTGcagattttcttttgaataatatcatcacaaaacaaaatcaatctTTGTAATAAAAATCCATAATGAATTGTTTAATTCAATTGGACGTAAGAAGAATCGCATGGTCACTTATTAGTCGAAATCCAAAACATTTCTTGTTCATTGTCCTAAATTGCCTTTTCTTAAAAGCACACCTTGATTCTCTAGCTTCATGTATACCTACCATGAATTCCCTACTCCTTATAACCCAGGAATATCCCATCCCCCCTCTCAAGTGTTTACTAAGAAATTTGAGTTGGGTTGTTCATATGCATAGCATCACAAGTTTCCAACAACTTGGCCATGTTGGATGGTCAAGGTTAGTATTGATTAATGATATTTATGGACAACACAATGTATACTACTGTATAGCGCGTACAACTAGCTAGCGACCTATTCAAATTCAACCAaggaacaagaaaaataaatattaatactccattattttaatatgatatATTGTGAAATAAAGAATAGAATGTAGGATGGATTGTAAACGTgcttatgtaaaataaaatatataaaggatttttgttttttttttttttttgttatacaaATGGGAATGCTTTATTGCTCtaacaataaaagtaaattaAAGTTGTATGAAattcaaaggtttttttttattgaaataacatttatactatttttgtttttggttggaATGAAATTTACTAATTACCGTCATACTATCTTAATACATTCACACCAATTCGTATAAAAATTCATGTTTATTCTAATATTAAACATACTGTCATATAGAAATTTACTAATTACCGTCATACtgtcatagtttttttttttttttttttgaacatacAAAATTTGTATACTCTTCCTTAATActcaattattttaatatgatatATTATGAAATATGTAATAGACTAATAGAGCATAGGATGGATCGTAGAAGTGGTTAcgtaaaattaatatatatatatatatataaagtgattttttataagataaaatgtaatttttttttggcttaaacAAATGGGAATGCTTTATTGCTCTTACAATAACAATAAAGTAAATTAAAATTGTATGAAATTCAAAAGGTTTTCCTTGGTTGAAATGACatttatacttttctttttcttttttgttgaaatgaCATTTATTAATCACCATCTTATTATCTTAATTAGTGTGTTCATACCCATTCGTGTTAAAATTTATgtctattttaatattaaaatttactttttctattttgtagaaTTGTTATCAAATTCAATCCGGTCTTGGAGTAAAACCAAGAGTTTACACCATCTAATAACAGAGTATTACATCAGCATTTTACCAAAATATGAATACACGCACCTACACACAATAACAACTTACAATACCATatatattcaaaacaaaatcaaaactcaaaacctaacCCACCTTTCATGTTGAAAACCAGACCTCTACAATTCTACCCCACCCCACCACACATGCCGCCACACAAGGCAACGAAGTCACTTTCAAAGCCTAAAAAACACTAGAGTTGCCACACCACATCACTATTAAGGGCAAATTCAAGAAAAGGAAACCTGGCTAAGAAATCCAAGCACCACTCCACTAAGCCTAatttacaaacaaaaatagcaaaaacCATAAGACCCAACTCATTTCTATATATTGCTTATCTCAAATAAGtaactaaaaaccaaaaaaaagtaaccaaaaatcaaaaaatatataaaaatcaatattactatttgttttaacattaacgttttctaaaaaattgttcatttttcaaaaaacattttctagaaaactatctcattttccggTGTTTAataacgaccttgaaaatgagattaataatgttttttggtgtttagtATGCAATTACCGTTCattatataacaatattattaatttactataAAGATTGTCCTATCTAAAAGtaatttagagccatatagccacgatatttaaaattttcgtcttttacttcattctttcattcttctttttattatgatttttttttttggaacttttatgtgcaaaaagaAGTAACTTATGCCTGGAATCCATCAAatcaaaaatttcttagagaaaaaaataaaatcaagcttgaaattcaaagtaatgaattgggattttggtagagatgaatgaaataattactgctGCTAATCTGTTCTCCTTAGCAAGTCAAAGTTATTGACTGATCAGTGAGGGGGGAAAATCTAATCAGAGAACTATGTGATATAGGGGAAAAGAAACATGGAGACAAGAGAGATGAGAgacagatagagagagagaaagatctATGGGAAGAAGAGAGATCAAAGTTAATGACAGTGAGGATGTAaggattgagaaaaaaaaaaaggaaaaagaaaaagtaagagagCTTACTGTGAGAGAGAAGAcaccaaaaaattatgtttcccaTGGTTATAAatgaagataatatttataAGAGATGcaatgagtgagagagagattgttttccaaaaacattaaaaaatgtggaaaattatttttaccgaaggtttttcaacaaaacaaatagagcgtTAGCCTATTTCAAAAACTAGACAAAACTCAAAtgacaaatccaaaaaataatggTTTTAATTTGGTTTGGTTGAGAAATTGCAAACCTTTGGATCTTATTGCCCTTGCCAACCTGATACATGCTCAAGAGAAAGCATCAAAGGTGGATAGGAAGATGGGCCATGGTGTTGGGTTCTTTGTTGGAGATTCAATGGATGcggcatttttttttcaagccgcCCTATAGACCCTTAATAGGCCTTTGATCAAAGAGTGAGAGTTTGAGGTTATGTGTTTGATCAGTACTTTAATGATTTGAGCTTAGatttcaaagagagagagaggcgacgATTTTGGATTTGAGAGTCCCTGTTTATGGTTTAGGTGATGGGCATAGTAAGAAAGCTCTACCACAAATTCCGATCCATGGTGATTCTGGTGGTGTGTAAGGAAATTGATAGGAATTGtaggaaaattgacttaatttgaAGTAGTCACCCTtcatagagaaaaagagagattaatagagagagagatgcactaatgcactaagaagtttgtttattcttcaattgatatctaatgttgaattacaatcatatatttataagagactagctctaatcttATTGGCTCACATGACCTTATCCTATTAATTCCATTATTCctcatgtgcattaataatttcaacatttgctaaatgtgattaacatgtttaaaattgtaactaactaattaactaaatcttaataaaataaatattatccATATGCTTGTAGTATTCCTAACATTGGTGAACggttggattttgatttttcattttagatCTGATATTGTGAGCAACAATGGTAGTGACCGAAAAAATAACTTCACAACTTTTGTTACAACTCATCTTCACGTGGTGAGCTGTGAGTAGtggaaaaaaatatagtaaGAGTCTATGAAGGTCCACATCTCCACCACTCAACTCGCCACATGGAGATGAGTTGTGACAaaagttatgaaattttttgtagcACTAGCTTTTTTCATTGTGAGCTACTATAGTGTGTGAATATGCTTTtattacttttcaaaaacacctacattaaattatctattttatactacatt
This genomic stretch from Castanea sativa cultivar Marrone di Chiusa Pesio chromosome 9, ASM4071231v1 harbors:
- the LOC142608678 gene encoding F-box/kelch-repeat protein At1g57790-like, with the translated sequence MIENIVQSFKQEEEKEKEKELDKSWSELPLHLLCQFSAHLILKDLNTFRAICKSWRLSSPMSPLRPLLEPPYSHSPCLMYLAKHKCTFFHPMHDNGSYQMDIPELRDAFIRYSKYGWLLLSKLDGSVFFFHPFDRIKIELPNYPCKEIFESMSFSSPPTSTDCFVIGIIYYGSKFSIIRRGEVAWTLCEFTDYFRPRGHFINNTPLLYNGRCYRLGLQGDGLPVKVGVFDPHEYLSHPNQYKCRWKYLSYIPPPEDFDYSLRSSYLLESDGKLFVVFELHESEPSIHIYSLNLSSIGPRMKWHKVTNIGNKMLCISSGGSFFELSVAKGMSNKIYVPSVQDNNNIFYSLETKKYHSCFIDYSSRNKSHGRELPNCTWIKPSCIDLDEGFKW